One Candidatus Methylomirabilota bacterium genomic window carries:
- a CDS encoding peptide ABC transporter substrate-binding protein yields the protein MDEREIRGLIEDVRAGRVSRRAFTRLMVGLGLGAPLAAQMLTCAGAARAQVRTDAFTPARRGGGGQLKALWWQAPTLLNPHFATGTKDQDASRIFYEPLASFDPDGNLVPVLAAEIPSLQNGGLARDGMSVTWRLKRGVAWHDGRPFTADDVVFNWEFVADPATAAVTVGAYRDLQRIEKLDSHTVKLVFSRPLPFWADAFCGIRGMLIPKHLFDSYRGARSREAPANLRPVGTGPYRFVDFKPGDVVRGELNPAYHVPNRPFFDVVEMKGGGDAASAARAVLQTGEYDYAWNMQVEDDILRRLEQGGKGRVNIWPTGNPEHIQCNFTDPWRDVDGERSSVKTSHPLLADPAVRRALNLLVDRAAVQEEIYGRQGQTTANFLNAPSRFYSRSTSWEFSVEKANQVLDAAGWVRGPDGVRAKDGRKLRMVYQTSINVPRQKTQQIVKQAAARAGIELELKSVVASVYFSSDVANPDTYGHSYADLQMYNTTMGSPDPAYFMNQFTSWEVASKDNKWQGRNITRWRNEEYDRAYRAADVELDPVKRAALFVKMNDLVIQNVVVIPVLWRNGVSASAARLRGMDLSGWDLTLWHLAYWYKQA from the coding sequence ATGGACGAACGCGAGATCCGCGGGCTCATCGAGGACGTGCGGGCTGGCCGCGTCTCGCGCCGCGCGTTCACGCGCCTGATGGTCGGCCTCGGCCTCGGCGCGCCGCTCGCGGCGCAGATGCTCACCTGCGCGGGCGCCGCGCGGGCCCAGGTCAGGACCGACGCGTTCACGCCGGCCCGCCGCGGTGGCGGGGGCCAGCTCAAGGCGCTGTGGTGGCAGGCGCCGACCCTCCTGAACCCGCACTTCGCCACCGGCACGAAGGACCAGGACGCCTCGCGCATCTTCTACGAGCCGCTCGCCTCGTTCGATCCCGACGGCAACCTGGTACCGGTCCTGGCCGCCGAGATCCCGAGCCTGCAGAACGGCGGCTTGGCGCGGGACGGGATGTCGGTGACGTGGCGGCTCAAGCGCGGCGTCGCCTGGCACGACGGCCGGCCCTTCACCGCCGACGACGTCGTCTTCAACTGGGAGTTCGTCGCCGATCCCGCGACGGCCGCCGTGACCGTCGGCGCCTATCGCGACCTCCAGCGGATCGAGAAGCTCGACAGCCACACGGTGAAGCTCGTGTTCTCGCGGCCCCTGCCCTTCTGGGCCGACGCCTTCTGCGGCATCCGCGGCATGCTCATCCCCAAGCACCTCTTCGACTCCTACCGGGGCGCGCGCTCGCGCGAGGCGCCGGCCAACCTCAGGCCCGTCGGTACCGGGCCCTACCGCTTCGTCGACTTCAAGCCCGGCGACGTCGTGCGCGGCGAGCTCAACCCCGCCTACCACGTGCCGAACCGGCCGTTCTTCGACGTCGTCGAGATGAAGGGCGGCGGCGACGCGGCCTCCGCGGCGCGCGCGGTGCTGCAGACGGGCGAGTACGACTACGCCTGGAACATGCAGGTCGAGGACGACATCCTGCGGCGCCTCGAGCAGGGCGGCAAGGGGCGCGTCAACATCTGGCCGACGGGCAATCCCGAGCACATCCAGTGCAACTTCACCGACCCGTGGCGGGACGTCGACGGCGAGCGCTCCTCGGTCAAGACCTCCCACCCGCTGCTCGCCGACCCGGCGGTGCGCCGGGCGCTGAACCTCCTGGTGGACCGCGCGGCGGTGCAGGAGGAGATCTACGGCCGCCAGGGCCAGACGACCGCCAACTTCCTCAACGCGCCCTCGCGCTTCTACTCGAGGAGCACGAGCTGGGAGTTCAGCGTCGAGAAGGCGAACCAGGTCCTCGACGCCGCGGGCTGGGTCCGCGGCCCGGACGGCGTCCGCGCCAAGGACGGCCGGAAGCTCCGCATGGTCTACCAGACCTCGATCAACGTTCCGCGCCAGAAGACCCAGCAGATCGTCAAGCAGGCGGCGGCCCGCGCGGGGATCGAGCTCGAGCTGAAGTCGGTCGTCGCGTCGGTGTACTTCTCGTCGGACGTGGCGAACCCCGACACCTACGGGCACTCTTACGCCGACCTCCAGATGTACAACACCACGATGGGCTCGCCCGACCCGGCGTACTTCATGAACCAGTTCACCTCGTGGGAGGTCGCGTCGAAGGACAACAAGTGGCAGGGACGCAACATCACGCGCTGGCGCAACGAGGAGTACGATCGGGCCTACCGGGCGGCGGACGTCGAGCTCGACCCGGTCAAGCGCGCGGCGCTCTTCGTCAAGATGAACGACCTCGTGATCCAGAACGTCGTGGTCATTCCGGTCCTCTGGCGCAACGGCGTCTCCGCGTCGGCCGCGCGACTCCGGGGCATGGACCTCTCCGGCTGGGACCTGACGCTCTGGCACCTCGCGTACTGGTACAAACAGGCCTGA
- the pdxA gene encoding 4-hydroxythreonine-4-phosphate dehydrogenase PdxA — protein MKHPVLGVTMGDPAGVGPEIIARACAEGDVRARCRPVVIGAASTMREALALVGAPLALHAVKDVADCRFDGGALEVLDLGNVDMATLARCRVSAAAGRAAYAYIETAVRLARAGAIDGIVTAPINKEALAAAGMTHSGHTEILADLSGTRDYAMLLLGRDLRVIHVTTHVALRRVPELVTRDRVATTLELARKTLDGLGLPHGRIAVAGLNPHAGEDGLFGDEEQTAIVPAIEAARARGLDVTGPLPADTLFSRARGGEFDMVVAMYHDQGHIPVKTLGFTYDEATKRWTGLSGVNVTVGLPFLRVSVDHGTAFDRAWKGIANHESMVEALDVAVRMLEHT, from the coding sequence GTGAAGCACCCGGTGCTCGGCGTCACCATGGGCGATCCGGCCGGCGTGGGCCCGGAGATCATCGCGCGCGCCTGCGCCGAGGGCGACGTGCGCGCGCGGTGCCGGCCCGTCGTGATCGGCGCCGCGTCCACGATGCGGGAGGCCCTCGCGCTCGTGGGCGCGCCGCTCGCGCTCCACGCCGTGAAGGACGTCGCCGACTGCCGCTTCGACGGGGGCGCGCTCGAGGTCCTCGACCTCGGCAACGTGGACATGGCGACGCTGGCGCGCTGCCGCGTCAGCGCGGCGGCGGGGCGCGCGGCCTACGCGTACATTGAGACCGCGGTGCGCCTCGCGCGCGCGGGCGCCATCGACGGCATCGTGACGGCGCCGATCAACAAGGAGGCGCTCGCCGCCGCGGGGATGACCCACTCGGGCCACACCGAGATCCTGGCCGACCTCTCGGGCACCCGCGACTACGCGATGCTCCTCCTCGGCCGCGACCTGCGCGTGATCCACGTGACCACGCACGTCGCGCTGCGGCGCGTCCCCGAGCTGGTGACGCGCGACCGCGTGGCGACGACGCTCGAGCTCGCCCGGAAGACGCTCGACGGGCTCGGGCTGCCGCACGGGCGGATCGCCGTCGCCGGGCTGAACCCGCACGCGGGCGAGGACGGGCTCTTCGGCGACGAGGAGCAGACGGCGATCGTGCCCGCGATCGAGGCCGCGCGCGCCCGGGGCCTCGACGTCACGGGTCCCCTGCCCGCCGACACCCTCTTCTCCCGCGCCCGCGGCGGCGAATTTGATATGGTCGTCGCCATGTATCACGACCAGGGGCACATCCCGGTGAAGACGCTGGGCTTCACCTACGACGAGGCGACGAAGCGCTGGACGGGCCTCTCCGGCGTGAACGTCACGGTGGGGCTCCCGTTCCTGCGCGTCTCGGTGGACCACGGCACCGCGTTCGACCGCGCGTGGAAAGGCATCGCCAACCACGAGTCCATGGTCGAGGCGCTCGACGTCGCCGTCAGGATGCTGGAGCACACATGA
- a CDS encoding four-carbon acid sugar kinase family protein — MRLTIVADDLTGACDAGTLFAGKSPVPVAVWPDPPVAAPVSVVDTESRALDAREAARRVQHAVGRPARSGAPSWFKKIDSTLRGHVGAELAALLRATGASSVLACPAFPAQGRVVVDRQLLVHGEPRASVVDVLRPESDRPLAWIPLADVRAGGVALAARVERLAGMIAVADAETDADLDALVGAALALDAPPLLAGSAGLARPLAVRLGLSAGPASLPAGRWLIVAGSTSPATRRQIAEARRAGLRVLAASDGERGDPAKAAAEVGAEAARVLAAERFDLVIVTGGDTAVALYRALGATRIELVGAPGPGLALARLQAPGRPELAVLTKAGDFGPPDLFVALAGEATA; from the coding sequence ATGAGGCTCACGATAGTCGCCGACGATCTCACGGGCGCCTGCGACGCGGGCACGCTCTTCGCCGGCAAGTCGCCCGTCCCCGTCGCGGTCTGGCCCGACCCGCCCGTCGCCGCGCCCGTCAGCGTCGTGGACACCGAGTCGCGCGCCCTCGACGCGCGTGAGGCGGCCCGCCGCGTCCAGCACGCCGTCGGGCGGCCCGCGCGCTCCGGCGCGCCGTCGTGGTTCAAGAAGATCGACTCGACGCTGCGCGGCCACGTCGGCGCCGAGCTCGCCGCGCTCCTCCGCGCGACGGGCGCCTCGAGCGTCCTCGCCTGCCCGGCGTTCCCCGCGCAGGGCCGCGTCGTCGTCGACCGCCAGCTGCTCGTGCACGGCGAGCCCCGCGCGAGCGTCGTGGACGTGCTCCGTCCCGAGAGCGACCGGCCGCTCGCCTGGATCCCGCTCGCCGACGTGCGCGCGGGCGGCGTCGCGCTCGCCGCGCGCGTCGAGCGCCTCGCGGGCATGATCGCGGTCGCCGACGCCGAGACCGACGCCGACCTCGACGCGCTCGTCGGCGCCGCGCTCGCCCTGGACGCCCCGCCGCTGCTCGCCGGCTCCGCGGGGCTGGCGCGCCCGCTGGCCGTGCGCCTCGGGCTCTCCGCCGGGCCCGCGTCCCTGCCGGCGGGGCGCTGGCTGATCGTCGCCGGCAGCACGAGCCCCGCGACGCGCCGCCAGATCGCCGAGGCGCGGCGGGCGGGCCTCCGCGTGCTGGCGGCGTCCGACGGCGAGCGCGGCGATCCGGCGAAGGCCGCGGCGGAGGTCGGCGCCGAGGCGGCCCGGGTGCTCGCCGCCGAGCGCTTCGACCTGGTCATCGTCACCGGCGGCGACACCGCGGTCGCCCTGTATCGCGCCCTCGGCGCCACGCGCATCGAGCTCGTCGGCGCGCCCGGGCCCGGCCTGGCGCTCGCCCGGCTCCAGGCGCCCGGCCGGCCCGAGCTCGCCGTGCTGACCAAGGCCGGTGACTTCGGCCCGCCGGACCTCTTCGTCGCGCTCGCCGGGGAGGCCACGGCGTGA